One segment of Salvia splendens isolate huo1 chromosome 20, SspV2, whole genome shotgun sequence DNA contains the following:
- the LOC121780834 gene encoding putative late blight resistance protein homolog R1A-10 isoform X1 — translation MAAYGALVSLMHIIDTLEKHPSPPISINQKQVQSLTQNITFLQDFLDCYISPFAESHEADPLERRIADAVYAAEDVIESHIVDQIHSGSTIVSDHDFYHNLQKVIEEMNLINKEVKSIAVEARTKQKPVVALAASSPTVKESVIVGSKEVFFEVLDKLAGNQLNLQIIPITGMGGIGKTTLAMNLFENAIVKYRFDIRAWTTISQTYNVRETLREVLFRASGRDSSSDMSENELGQKLYQFLFGRRYLVIMDDMWSIKVWEKINFFFPDNQNGSRIIVTTRLSDLSSQLNESCIVGMKFLDEASSWKLFCKTVFGKESFPIELENIGKNIVANCKGLPLSIATIGGLLAKSERTKECWEHIEQNLNSIVINSDDGFCLKIVRMSYIYLPNYLKPCFLYMGFFKEDYRIRVSMLEKLWVSEGFLKPRSGKCLETLAREYFMELVDRNLVLVDELGSIGNVKYCKIHDLVRDLCLKEAERKDFTMS, via the coding sequence ATGGCTGCTTATGGAGCTCTGGTTTCTCTTATGCATATCATAGATACCCTCGAGAAACATCCTTCCCCTCCCATTTCTATCAACCAAAAACAAGTTcaatccctcactcaaaacatTACCTTCTTGCAGGATTTTCTTGATTGCTATATTTCCCCTTTTGCTGAGAGCCACGAAGCTGATCCATTGGAGCGTCGCATTGCTGATGCAGTTTACGCGGCTGAGGATGTTATCGAATCCCATATTGTGGATCAAATTCACAGTGGATCCACAATCGTTTCAGATCATGACTTCTATCACAATCTACAGAAAGTGATAGAAGAAATGAATCTGATCAACAAAGAGGTGAAGAGCATTGCAGTTGAAGCTCGGACCAAGCAGAAACCCGTTGTTGCCTTGGCGGCGTCTTCTCCTACTGTGAAAGAAAGCGTGATCGTGGGCTCTAAAGAAGTGTTTTTTGAAGTTCTAGATAAGCTCGCTGGAAATCAACTCAACCTCCAAATCATCCCCATCACGGGGATGGGTGGCATTGGTAAGACCACTCTTGCGATGAATCTATTTGAGAATGCAATTGTTAAGTATCGTTTTGATATTCGTGCTTGGACTACAATTTCTCAAACTTATAATGTTAGAGAAACACTTAGAGAAGTTCTTTTTCGAGCAAGTGGACGAGATTCAAGTAGTGAcatgagtgagaatgagttggGACAAAAACTATACCAGTTTTTGTTCGGTAGGAGATATCTCGTAATAATGGATGATATGTGGAGCATAAAGGTGTGGGAGAAGATAAATTTTTTCTTTCCCGATAACCAAAATGGGAGTCGAATAATTGTAACAACTAGGCTATCAGACTTGAGTTCTCAGTTGAACGAGTCTTGTATAGTTGGCATGAAATTTCTAGATGAGGCTAGtagttggaaattattttgtaAGACTGTGTTCGGGAAAGAAAGTTTTCCAATTGAGTTGGAGAATATTGGAAAGAATATTGTAGCAAATTGTAAAGGACTTCCTTTATCAATTGCTACAATAGGAGGTCTTTTGGCAAAATCTGAGCGCACAAAAGAATGTTGGGAGCATATAGAgcaaaatttaaattcaattgtTATTAACAGTGACGATGGATTTTGCTTGAAAATAGTGAGGATGAGCTATATCTATCTGCCGAACTATTTAAAGCCATGCTTTTTGTATATGGGTTTTTTTAAGGAAGATTACCGTATTCGTGTGTCAATGCTAGAGAAGTTATGGGTTTCTGAAGGATTTTTAAAACCAAGGAGTGGAAAATGTTTGGAAACACTTGCACGAGAGTATTTTATGGAATTGGTTGATCGAAATCTCGTTTTAGTTGATGAACTGGGGTCTATTGGAAACGTTAAGTATTGTAAAATTCATGATTTGGTGAGAGATTTGTGTTTAAAAGAAGCTGAAAGGAAAGATTTTACCATGTCATAG
- the LOC121780834 gene encoding uncharacterized protein LOC121780834 isoform X2, with the protein MAAYGALVSLMHIIDTLEKHPSPPISINQKQVQSLTQNITFLQDFLDCYISPFAESHEADPLERRIADAVYAAEDVIESHIVDQIHSGSTIVSDHDFYHNLQKVIEEMNLINKEVKSIAVEARTKQKPVVALAASSPTVKESVIVGSKEVFFEVLDKLAGNQLNLQIIPITGMGGIVKQLWRQRKR; encoded by the exons ATGGCTGCTTATGGAGCTCTGGTTTCTCTTATGCATATCATAGATACCCTCGAGAAACATCCTTCCCCTCCCATTTCTATCAACCAAAAACAAGTTcaatccctcactcaaaacatTACCTTCTTGCAGGATTTTCTTGATTGCTATATTTCCCCTTTTGCTGAGAGCCACGAAGCTGATCCATTGGAGCGTCGCATTGCTGATGCAGTTTACGCGGCTGAGGATGTTATCGAATCCCATATTGTGGATCAAATTCACAGTGGATCCACAATCGTTTCAGATCATGACTTCTATCACAATCTACAGAAAGTGATAGAAGAAATGAATCTGATCAACAAAGAGGTGAAGAGCATTGCAGTTGAAGCTCGGACCAAGCAGAAACCCGTTGTTGCCTTGGCGGCGTCTTCTCCTACTGTGAAAGAAAGCGTGATCGTGGGCTCTAAAGAAGTGTTTTTTGAAGTTCTAGATAAGCTCGCTGGAAATCAACTCAACCTCCAAATCATCCCCATCACGGGGATGGGTGGCATTG TGAAGCAGCTGTGGCGTCAGCGAAAAAGATAG